The following coding sequences lie in one Musa acuminata AAA Group cultivar baxijiao chromosome BXJ1-8, Cavendish_Baxijiao_AAA, whole genome shotgun sequence genomic window:
- the LOC103993565 gene encoding casparian strip membrane protein 2: MNTSEATAIANEGSDASRKAPLAAPARFPFFLRKTGADGGWQRGVALFEFILRLCGIAATLVAAITMGTTNETLPFFTEFFQFHANFADLPALTFFVVANAIAAGYLVLSLPFSLAIMIRPRAIGPRLLLFICDTVMVALTTAAASAAAAIVYLAHNGDAKANWIAICLRFDGFCQRISGAVVASFIAVVFFFVLVVMSALVMRKH; encoded by the exons ATGAACACCAGCGAAGCCACCGCGATCGCAAACGAGGGGTCCGATGCCAGCAGAAAAGCTCCTCTTGCTGCTCCTGCccgctttcctttctttctcaggAAGACCGGTGCTGATGGGGGATGGCAGAGAGGCGTCGCCCTGTTCGAGTTCATCCTGAGGCTTTGCGGCATCGCTGCTACCCTCGTCGCCGCCATAACGATGGGAACCACCAACGAGACCCTCCCTTTCTTCACTGAGTTCTTTCAGTTCCACGCCAACTTCGCCGATCTGCCCGCACTCAC GTTCTTCGTGGTGGCGAATGCGATCGCGGCAGGTTACCTCGTCCTCTCCCTCCCCTTCTCCCTCGCCATCATGATCCGGCCACGAGCAATCGGTCCCCGGCTTCTGCTATTCATCTGTGACACA GTAATGGTTGCTCTGACGACAGCAGCAGCCTCCGCGGCGGCGGCCATCGTGTACTTGGCTCACAACGGCGACGCCAAGGCCAACTGGATCGCCATCTGCCTGCGCTTCGATGGCTTCTGCCAGCGCATCAGCGGAGCCGTCGTGGCGTCCTTCATAGCGgtcgtcttcttcttcgtcttggtGGTCATGTCCGCCCTTGTCATGCGGAAGCATTAG